CCCCTCCGAGACCGCTTTGGCGAGAACCCATTCGAACACGTCGGGGTCGAACCCGGCAGCGACCTTCTCCCGGAGCTCGCTCTTCGGCATGCCCTCGAGTAGAGGGTTCTTTTTCTGGAAGCGGGCGAGCTCGTCGTCGATGCGTTCTTCGAGGGAGGCGACGACCGAAGCGGAAACGAGAATACGCGGCGACCCGGAGACGACGAACGTATGGCTGTTGGAGGCGAGTCGGTCGACGAGGCTCCCGAGCGCCGACGGCTCGACGAACAGACGTCGCGCCAGCTCGTGCTCCGAGATCCCTGCGACTCCACTCTCTTCCACGATTCGCCCCGCCGCTTCCGAGGCATCCGATCCCGAGAACGAACGGAACCGATCGAGAACTTCGGACTTTCGCACCGAATGTTTGGGTGGATAAGCGTCGAGAACGCGGCCTCCGGCGATGGTCTCGAGCGGTGAGTACCTTCTGAGAATGAACCGGTCGCCCCGCGCCGCGACCACCGGAGCCTCGAGGCGCAGCTGAACCGCGCCGCTCGAACCGGGAGCGATGAGACCGCGGTTTCCGAGAACGCGGGCGCGGGCGAGCACCTGGGCCGTTCCCAGATGGAGATGCAGGCGAGTGAGGTCTTTGACCGGAACCGGGGACGAGCGAAGGACCTCCACTTCGGCGTCCAGCATCATCGTGGGCGTGAAGCTGTCCCTGCCTACCAGAGCCGAGCCGCGATGAATGTCCGACACTTCGACGCCCTGGAGGTTTACCGCGGTCCGTTGTCCGGCGGCAGCCGAGTCCCGCTTTTCACCGTGGACCTGCAGCCCTCGAATGCGGGCTCGGCGACCCTGGGGAAGGATCTCGACTTCGTCGTCCTGGGAGAGCACGCCGGAAGCGAGCGTTCCGGTAACGACCGTCCCGAAACCCTTCATCGAGAAGACCCGGTCGATCGGCAGCCGGGCGGGGCCGGCGGCCGGTCGGCCGGGGACCTCGGTGGCGATCGCCCAAATGGCCGCACGGAGCTCGTCGAGGCCCGCGCCGGTTTTCGAGGAGACGGGAACGATGGGAGCGTCCTCGAGAAAGCTGCCGGCCACGAGCTCCTTCGCCTCGAGCGCCGTGATCTCACGAAGCTCCTCGTCCACCAGATCGCTCTTCGTGACCGCTACCAGCCCGCGGGGGATGCGAAGAAGTCGGCAGATATCGAAGTGCTCGCGCGTCTGCGGCATGACGGACTCGTCCGCGGCCACCACGAGGACGACGAGGTCGATTCCCCCCACGCCCGCCAGCATGTTCTTGACGAACCGCTCGTGACCGGGAACGTCGACGAAGCCGAGCGCAAGATCGTCTTCGGTCTTTACGAAGGCGAAGCCGAGATCGATGGTGATACCCCGCTCTTTCTCCTCCTTGAGTCGATCGGGGTCGATCCCGGTCAGGGCGCGAACGAGCGCGCTCTTTCCATGATCGATATGCCCCGCCGTTCCCACGACGACGTGCTTCATCGAAGGCATCATACATCGGGCAAGACAGCGGCGCCGCGCTTGTGTTAGATAAAGGAGGTGATGCGAGTCATTCTTCGACGAAGCCTTTGGCTAGCTCTTTTGCCGCTGAGCTCCGTGGGGGCCCAGGAGATTGGACCCAAAAACGGAGCCCTCGTCATCGTGGGGGGCGCCATGGAGGACGAGGCCATTGCAAGGCGGTTCATCGATCTCGCCGGCGGTCCCGAGGCTCCCATCGTCATGATTCCAACCGCAGGCGAAGGTGAGGAGTACGACCAGTACGATTCCGGAGCTCGACGTTGGCGGGAGCTCGGCGTCGAGAACGTCACCGTTCTCCACACCCGTGACCGCAACGTAGCCAACTCCGACGACTTCGTCCGTCCCATCCGCGAGGCTCGCGGCGTCTGGTTTTCCGGCGGCCGACAGTGGCGCCTGGCCGACGCTTACCTCGATACCCGCACCGAGCTCGAGCTGCACGCCGTCCTCGAGCGCGGCGGGGTCATCGGTGGGTCGTCCGCGGGAGCAACCATTCAAGGCTCCTACCTCGTCAGGGGAGACACCAAGAACAACACCATCATGATGGGAGATCACGTCGAGGGCTTCGCGTTTCTGAAAAACGTCGCGATCGATCAGCACCTTCTCGTCCGGAACCGTCATTTCGATCTCATAGCCGTCATCGAGAAGTTTCCCGAGCTCCTGGGAATCGGCATCGACGAGGACACCGCGATCGTCGTCGAGGGCGACCGTTTCGAGGTGATTGGGCGGAGCCTGGTTGCGATCTACGACAGCCGAAAGACTCTGGCGGATGGAGGACGGTTCTACTTCCTGAGAAACGGCGACACCTACGACTTGAAAGAAAGGCAGGCCCGGCGACGGGCTTTCTCCGAGCAGCCGTTCGAGGCGGTGAAAGAAGAGCCCTGGCCCGAGCGTCGCTAGGGACCGATGCGACTCTCGAGAGAGCTCCTGGAGCGGTCCCCGGAAGAGACGTCACGGCGTTTGTGCTTCGGGCTCCTCGCCGAAGGCGCAGAGGCCCTCGATCGTCTCGACAAAGGCGACGACGAGGCGCTTCACGATTTCCGAGTGTCCCTGCGCCGGTTGAGAAGCGTCATCCGGGCGTACCGACCTTTCCTAAAAGGCTCGAACCCGAAGAAGATTCGCAAACGGCTAGGGGCGCTGGCCTCCTCCACGAACGTCGCCCGGGATGCCGAGGTGCAGATTGGGTGGCTCGAGAAGGCCGGCGCCGAGCTGGAACAGGACGGTTCACGGGCGGCGGCGCACCTGCGCAACGAGCTCGCCTCGAAAGAGGCGGCGACCCCGAGCCCCGAGCGGCTGAGGAAGGAGTTCGACGCCGCGCGCAAGTCCCTGGAGCGAACCTTTCGCCGCATGCGGCTGGACGAGGAGGGAGCTCATGCGAGCTTCCTATTCGCCACGGGACAGCTACTCGCCGAGCAGGGCTCGGCGTTGCAGAGAACGCTCGATTCGATCTCGTCTTCCGGTAACGTCGACGAGCTCCACAGTGCGCGCATCGAGGCCAAGCGACTGCGATATCTGCTCGAGCCTTTGCGGCACGAGGTTCGGGGCGCGAGGACCATCGTAAGGAAGATGAAGCAGCTCCAGGATTGCCTCGGGGACCTCCAGGACGCTCGGGTGCTGACGGAAACGATTGCCTCGGCGTTGGAAAGGGCCGCGGTCGAGAGAGCTCGCCATTTGCGCGAGAAGGCGCTTGGCCGTGCATCGGCCGACGAGTCGACGCCAGCGACGGAGTCCGGTCTTCATGTGCTTCTGGATGCCCAGCAGAAGCGTCGCAACGACCGATTCGCCGAGCTGTCCCATCACTGGCTCGGGAAAGCGGGGAGCTCCTTCTTCGAGGAAGTTTTCGGGCTGGCGTCCCGGCTCACGGGACCGTCGATGCGGAAACGGTTCCTTCTCTCGTCCGTTCCCGAATCACTTGCCCGACGAACCCCGATCACGATCCGTCAGGGCTTCTTGCCTGGAAGGAAAATATCCGAGCACGTCAGGTCGGAACTGCGGGGGCGGCGTACGCGCTTCTTTCGGGTCGTCGATGTCGCGGGTCAGAGTATCGAGGAGTCGATCTCGCGAGAGAGATTCGACGCTTTCTGGCCACTCACCGACGGGAATCGACTCGAGCGCTCGCGGTACGATATCGACGGTGATGGCAGTGGGTCGGGCCATGTCGACGTCGTCGCCGAAGGCGAGACGGTCCTCGCCGAATGCGAGTCCGTCCCCGAATGGCTCCAGCCGTTCGTCGTTCGCGAGGTAACGCGCATCAAGAGCTTCGAGCCCGAGGCCCTCGCGCGAGCTCGCTCGGCTCCTGAAACACACGACGATCCGAAAGACGCAACGCAGTAAGCGACCCTCCCCATACGCAGCCGGTGTCGATGCAGATGACCTGTCGACCGAGGTGAAGCCCGAGGCCGGTCCAGTGTCCGAAGACGACCGTGACCTCGTCGGAGAAAGAGAAACGCTCGAACCAGGCGACGCCTCCCTCGGGAGCCTCGGCAGGCGAGCGCTTGAAACGAAGGTTCATCTCGCCGTCGGACGATACCGTGCGGATGCGAGTCAGCGCGGCCACGATCGCTCGGAGTCTTGCCCCACCCTGGAGCGATGGGCTCCAGCCCACGCGGCTTCCGTCACCGTAGATGGCTTCGAGCAGCTCACGACGACTCCGGGACTGGAGCGCCTGCTCGGCTTCCAACGCGAGCTCTTCCGCCTCGGCGAGGCTCCACGAAGGGTGCAACCCGGCATGCACCAGGACGTAACCGCCCTCGCGGTGGAGGAGAGGCCTCCGGGCGAGCCACTCGATCAGGACTCCCCCGTCGGGAGCTTCCAGGATGCCATCGAGCGTATCCTTCGGCCGCGGTCGTCGAACTCCCTCGGCCCTGGCAACGAGGTGGAGATCGTGGTTTCCGAGAACGGCGACGTGTGATGGTCCGAGGCTTTTGGCCCAGCGCAGGACTTCCAGTGATTGGGGTCCTCGGTTCACCAGATCGCCCGCAAGCCACAACCGATCGCGGCTTGGATCGAAGTCGATGCGCTTCAGAAGCCTCTGAAGCGTGATAAAACATCCTTGGATGTCACCGATGGCGTAAGTAGCCATGGAGCCATCTTACATGGAAGATCGGAATCACTCGGATACGTTTGCCGCGGTCGATCTCGGTTCGAACAGCTTTCACATGAAGATCGCGCGACTGATCGAGGACGAGGTCCACGAGGTGG
This genomic window from Vicinamibacteria bacterium contains:
- the selB gene encoding selenocysteine-specific translation elongation factor, coding for MKHVVVGTAGHIDHGKSALVRALTGIDPDRLKEEKERGITIDLGFAFVKTEDDLALGFVDVPGHERFVKNMLAGVGGIDLVVLVVAADESVMPQTREHFDICRLLRIPRGLVAVTKSDLVDEELREITALEAKELVAGSFLEDAPIVPVSSKTGAGLDELRAAIWAIATEVPGRPAAGPARLPIDRVFSMKGFGTVVTGTLASGVLSQDDEVEILPQGRRARIRGLQVHGEKRDSAAAGQRTAVNLQGVEVSDIHRGSALVGRDSFTPTMMLDAEVEVLRSSPVPVKDLTRLHLHLGTAQVLARARVLGNRGLIAPGSSGAVQLRLEAPVVAARGDRFILRRYSPLETIAGGRVLDAYPPKHSVRKSEVLDRFRSFSGSDASEAAGRIVEESGVAGISEHELARRLFVEPSALGSLVDRLASNSHTFVVSGSPRILVSASVVASLEERIDDELARFQKKNPLLEGMPKSELREKVAAGFDPDVFEWVLAKAVSEGRLGTARDLVATAGHTIQMSPEEAKAMDVLVKEYRASGYRPKSLADTASDSKLDVKLLERVQRVLLKDGRLVQIAEGMIFHHDVLHGLKEEVRTYKATRGRIDVGAFKELFGVTRKHAIPLLEWLDRERVTKRTGNERVIL
- a CDS encoding cyanophycinase, yielding MRVILRRSLWLALLPLSSVGAQEIGPKNGALVIVGGAMEDEAIARRFIDLAGGPEAPIVMIPTAGEGEEYDQYDSGARRWRELGVENVTVLHTRDRNVANSDDFVRPIREARGVWFSGGRQWRLADAYLDTRTELELHAVLERGGVIGGSSAGATIQGSYLVRGDTKNNTIMMGDHVEGFAFLKNVAIDQHLLVRNRHFDLIAVIEKFPELLGIGIDEDTAIVVEGDRFEVIGRSLVAIYDSRKTLADGGRFYFLRNGDTYDLKERQARRRAFSEQPFEAVKEEPWPERR
- a CDS encoding CHAD domain-containing protein, whose product is MRLSRELLERSPEETSRRLCFGLLAEGAEALDRLDKGDDEALHDFRVSLRRLRSVIRAYRPFLKGSNPKKIRKRLGALASSTNVARDAEVQIGWLEKAGAELEQDGSRAAAHLRNELASKEAATPSPERLRKEFDAARKSLERTFRRMRLDEEGAHASFLFATGQLLAEQGSALQRTLDSISSSGNVDELHSARIEAKRLRYLLEPLRHEVRGARTIVRKMKQLQDCLGDLQDARVLTETIASALERAAVERARHLREKALGRASADESTPATESGLHVLLDAQQKRRNDRFAELSHHWLGKAGSSFFEEVFGLASRLTGPSMRKRFLLSSVPESLARRTPITIRQGFLPGRKISEHVRSELRGRRTRFFRVVDVAGQSIEESISRERFDAFWPLTDGNRLERSRYDIDGDGSGSGHVDVVAEGETVLAECESVPEWLQPFVVREVTRIKSFEPEALARARSAPETHDDPKDATQ
- a CDS encoding symmetrical bis(5'-nucleosyl)-tetraphosphatase, which codes for MATYAIGDIQGCFITLQRLLKRIDFDPSRDRLWLAGDLVNRGPQSLEVLRWAKSLGPSHVAVLGNHDLHLVARAEGVRRPRPKDTLDGILEAPDGGVLIEWLARRPLLHREGGYVLVHAGLHPSWSLAEAEELALEAEQALQSRSRRELLEAIYGDGSRVGWSPSLQGGARLRAIVAALTRIRTVSSDGEMNLRFKRSPAEAPEGGVAWFERFSFSDEVTVVFGHWTGLGLHLGRQVICIDTGCVWGGSLTALRLSDRRVFQEPSELARGPRARSS